A window of Halobellus sp. LT62 contains these coding sequences:
- a CDS encoding bifunctional N(6)-L-threonylcarbamoyladenine synthase/serine/threonine protein kinase gives MRTVGIEGTAWAASAALYDSETDEVVIESDPYEPDSGGIHPREAAEHMGSAVPEVVSTILDHAAATAAPEADGPDIDAVAFSRGPGLGPCLRIVGTAARALAQSLSVPLVGVNHMVAHLEIGRHQSGFDSPVCLNASGANAHLLGYHNGRYRILGETMDTGVGNAIDKFTRHLGWSHPGGPKVEQRAAEGEYHDLPYVVKGMDFSFSGIMSAAKDAVDDGVPVEDVCAGLQETIFAMLTEVAERALSLTGTDELVLGGGVGQNARLREMLESMCEQRGAEFYAPEPRFLRDNAGMIAVLGAKMHAAGDTLEIAESSVDPNFRPDQVPVTWRGDDEDVVRAPTASGTVRGAEATVTIEGDRVIKRRVPKAYRHASLDDRLRAERTRAEARLTSAARRVGVPTPVVYDVDPATGTLVFQRVGDDDLAAALSVDRCRAVGRHLAAIHAAGFVHGDPTTRNVRVDDERTYLIDFGLGYHTGHVEDQAMDLHVFKQSVAGTAAEAEPLLAAVEEGYAAVGDEEVRTRLREIEGRGRYQSASQ, from the coding sequence ATGCGAACCGTCGGAATCGAAGGGACCGCCTGGGCCGCCAGTGCCGCGCTCTACGACAGCGAAACCGACGAGGTCGTCATCGAGTCCGACCCCTACGAACCGGACAGCGGCGGTATTCACCCGCGCGAGGCGGCCGAGCATATGGGATCTGCGGTCCCCGAGGTCGTCTCGACGATTCTCGATCACGCGGCCGCGACGGCAGCACCCGAGGCTGACGGCCCCGACATCGACGCGGTGGCGTTCTCTCGCGGCCCGGGGCTCGGCCCGTGTCTCCGAATCGTCGGCACCGCCGCGCGAGCGCTGGCGCAGTCGCTGTCGGTGCCGCTCGTCGGCGTCAACCACATGGTGGCGCACCTCGAAATCGGTCGCCACCAGTCGGGTTTCGACTCCCCCGTCTGTCTGAACGCCTCGGGTGCGAACGCGCACCTCTTGGGCTATCACAACGGCCGCTATCGAATCCTCGGTGAGACGATGGACACCGGCGTTGGAAATGCAATAGACAAGTTCACGCGCCACCTCGGCTGGTCGCATCCCGGCGGTCCGAAGGTCGAACAGCGAGCCGCAGAGGGGGAGTACCACGACCTCCCCTACGTCGTCAAGGGGATGGACTTCTCCTTCTCGGGGATTATGTCCGCCGCGAAGGACGCCGTCGACGACGGCGTACCCGTTGAGGACGTCTGCGCCGGGTTACAGGAGACCATCTTCGCGATGCTGACGGAGGTCGCCGAGCGGGCGCTGTCGCTGACGGGCACGGACGAACTCGTCCTCGGCGGCGGCGTCGGCCAGAACGCGCGGCTCCGCGAGATGCTCGAATCGATGTGCGAGCAGCGCGGCGCGGAGTTTTACGCTCCCGAGCCGCGCTTTCTCCGCGACAACGCGGGAATGATCGCGGTGTTGGGCGCGAAAATGCACGCCGCGGGCGACACGCTCGAAATCGCAGAGTCGTCAGTCGATCCGAACTTCCGTCCGGATCAGGTCCCAGTGACGTGGCGCGGCGACGACGAGGACGTCGTCCGGGCTCCGACGGCGTCGGGGACGGTCCGGGGCGCGGAGGCGACGGTGACGATCGAAGGCGATCGAGTCATCAAGCGCCGCGTCCCGAAGGCGTATCGACACGCGTCGCTCGACGACCGGCTTCGGGCCGAGCGCACCCGCGCGGAGGCGCGGCTCACGAGCGCCGCCCGGCGCGTCGGCGTCCCGACGCCGGTCGTCTACGACGTCGACCCCGCGACAGGAACGCTCGTGTTCCAGCGCGTCGGCGACGACGACCTCGCCGCGGCGCTCTCCGTCGATCGGTGCCGCGCGGTGGGCCGACACCTCGCAGCGATCCACGCGGCGGGCTTCGTCCACGGCGACCCGACCACGCGAAACGTCCGCGTCGACGACGAGCGGACGTATCTCATCGACTTCGGCCTCGGCTATCACACCGGCCACGTCGAAGACCAAGCGATGGACCTCCACGTGTTCAAACAGAGCGTCGCCGGGACGGCCGCAGAGGCGGAGCCACTGCTCGCGGCCGTCGAG
- a CDS encoding 30S ribosomal protein S24e: MEIDIISEDGNPMLHRSDVRFEIVHDEATPSRLSVRDSLAAKLNKDSDEVVVHKLDTKFGMRKTVGYAKVYDSPELASDIEQDYMLDRNKIEADEAAEAEAEEA, from the coding sequence ATGGAAATCGACATCATCTCCGAGGACGGCAACCCGATGTTGCATCGGTCCGACGTCCGATTCGAGATCGTTCACGACGAAGCCACGCCCTCGCGGCTCTCCGTTCGCGACAGCCTCGCCGCGAAGCTGAACAAGGATTCCGACGAAGTCGTCGTCCACAAACTCGACACGAAGTTCGGAATGCGCAAGACCGTCGGCTACGCGAAGGTCTACGATTCGCCCGAACTCGCCAGCGACATCGAGCAGGACTACATGCTCGATCGGAACAAGATAGAGGCCGACGAGGCCGCCGAAGCGGAAGCCGAAGAGGCATAG
- a CDS encoding GTP-dependent dephospho-CoA kinase family protein, whose product MLTLPEDLRSAFKGPLGPVYTDAEALLADAGEPIIAVGDVVTYHLRRAGHAPSVAVVDGKTKREAVDAEIREALADPEHRRDVENPPGAISKALLAALAAAVAAAEPTTIVVDGEEDLAALPAVLVAPLGATVVYGQPDEGMVRVAVTEESKAEMRSLIERMDGDVAGALAAMGVDE is encoded by the coding sequence ATGCTCACGCTTCCCGAGGATCTCCGAAGCGCGTTCAAGGGACCGTTGGGCCCGGTCTACACCGACGCAGAGGCGTTGCTCGCCGACGCCGGAGAGCCGATTATCGCCGTCGGCGACGTCGTCACCTATCACCTCCGACGCGCGGGCCACGCCCCGTCGGTCGCGGTCGTCGACGGGAAGACGAAACGCGAGGCGGTCGACGCGGAGATCCGCGAGGCGCTCGCCGATCCCGAGCACCGTCGGGACGTCGAGAATCCACCGGGAGCTATCTCTAAAGCCCTCCTGGCGGCGCTCGCGGCCGCCGTCGCGGCCGCGGAGCCGACCACGATCGTCGTCGACGGCGAGGAGGACCTCGCGGCGCTCCCGGCGGTGCTCGTCGCCCCCCTCGGAGCCACGGTCGTTTACGGCCAACCCGACGAGGGGATGGTCCGCGTCGCGGTGACCGAGGAATCGAAAGCCGAGATGCGGTCGCTGATCGAACGGATGGACGGCGACGTCGCCGGCGCGTTGGCCGCTATGGGCGTCGACGAGTAG
- the spt4 gene encoding transcription elongation factor subunit Spt4 yields the protein MASSRLACRECHYINHGDAQACENCGSSSLTEDWAGYVVITHPEQSEIAEEMNVNEPGGYALKVR from the coding sequence ATGGCCTCGTCCCGTCTCGCCTGCCGGGAGTGTCACTACATCAACCACGGCGACGCGCAGGCGTGTGAGAACTGCGGATCCAGCAGTCTCACCGAGGACTGGGCGGGCTACGTCGTCATCACGCACCCCGAGCAATCCGAGATCGCCGAAGAGATGAACGTCAACGAGCCGGGCGGCTACGCGCTGAAGGTCCGCTGA
- a CDS encoding DNA-directed RNA polymerase: MYKRVRLKDTVEVPPAHLADVTPQRVKRLLQDKLEGRMDEDVGSVVSVVDVHDIGEGTVLPGRAGVYYEAEFDAITFDPAMQEVVDGEVVEVVEFGAFVGIGPVDGLLHVSQISDEFLAYDGENQQLASTESNRTLSVGDSVRVRVVTKSIDERNPRDSKIGLTAKQPGLGKHGWLEADRQANTATTGAEGE, from the coding sequence ATGTACAAACGGGTACGACTCAAAGACACAGTCGAGGTGCCACCAGCGCATCTCGCGGATGTGACGCCACAGCGGGTCAAGCGGCTCCTGCAGGACAAACTTGAAGGACGGATGGACGAGGACGTCGGCAGTGTCGTCAGCGTCGTCGACGTGCACGACATCGGCGAGGGGACGGTGCTGCCCGGCCGGGCGGGCGTCTACTACGAGGCGGAGTTCGACGCGATCACCTTCGACCCCGCGATGCAGGAGGTCGTCGACGGCGAGGTCGTCGAAGTCGTCGAGTTCGGCGCGTTCGTCGGTATCGGACCGGTCGACGGGCTCTTACACGTCTCCCAGATTTCCGACGAGTTCCTCGCGTACGACGGCGAGAACCAACAGCTCGCGTCGACGGAGTCGAACCGGACGCTCAGCGTCGGCGACTCCGTCCGCGTCCGCGTCGTCACGAAGAGCATCGACGAACGCAACCCACGCGACTCGAAGATCGGCCTCACCGCCAAACAGCCGGGACTCGGCAAGCACGGCTGGCTCGAAGCCGATCGACAGGCCAACACCGCCACGACCGGTGCGGAGGGCGAATAG
- a CDS encoding PIN domain-containing protein, whose protein sequence is MTTVILDTNALMMPIELDVRVFDELDRLFPTNIDLVVPRAVVAELEKLSAAGNGTEATAASVGRDLVSRCRVVETGVSYADDAVVELAAREGGYVLTNDRPLRDRLLERGVHVIGLRGRNTLEITEP, encoded by the coding sequence ATGACGACTGTGATACTCGATACCAACGCGCTGATGATGCCCATCGAACTCGACGTACGGGTCTTCGACGAGCTCGATCGGCTCTTCCCCACCAACATCGATCTGGTCGTCCCGCGCGCCGTCGTCGCCGAATTGGAGAAGCTCAGTGCGGCCGGAAACGGTACGGAGGCGACCGCGGCGAGCGTCGGACGCGATCTCGTCTCGCGGTGTCGCGTCGTCGAGACCGGCGTCTCCTACGCCGACGACGCAGTGGTCGAACTCGCAGCGCGAGAGGGCGGATACGTCCTCACCAACGACAGGCCGCTCCGCGACCGGTTGCTCGAACGCGGCGTTCACGTAATCGGTTTAAGGGGTCGAAACACATTGGAGATAACAGAACCATAG
- a CDS encoding translation initiation factor IF-2 subunit gamma → MTQQTQQPEVNIGLVGHVDHGKTTLVQALSGSWTDQHSEEMKRGISIRLGYADATFRKVPGVDPPECYTVEETGPDGEETEVLRTVSFVDAPGHETLMATMLSGAAIMDGAVLVVSATENVPQAQTEEHLMALDIIGIENIVIAQNKIDLVDRERAVESYEQIEEFVEGTVAEDAPIVPVSAQQEVNIDLLIDAIEREIPTPERDEGESPRLFAARSFDINRPGTTWEDLKGGVVGGSVVQGKLAAGEELELRPGREVEEGGSAEWEPITTEIRSLQAGGQSVDEVRPGGLCGIGTGLDPSLTKGDALAGQVAGEPGTLPPTREEFTMDVELLDRIVGEDEGAIEEISTGEPLMLTVGTATTVGAVTSARSGEAEVSLKRPVCADSGAKIAINRRVGARWRLIGIGTLQ, encoded by the coding sequence GTGACACAACAAACACAGCAACCGGAGGTGAACATCGGACTCGTCGGACACGTCGACCACGGGAAGACGACGCTCGTACAGGCGTTGTCGGGGTCGTGGACCGATCAGCACTCTGAGGAGATGAAGCGCGGCATCTCCATCCGACTCGGCTACGCTGACGCCACGTTCCGGAAGGTTCCCGGCGTCGACCCGCCGGAGTGCTACACGGTCGAGGAGACCGGCCCGGACGGCGAGGAGACCGAGGTGCTTCGGACGGTTTCGTTCGTCGACGCCCCGGGCCACGAGACGCTGATGGCGACGATGCTCTCGGGCGCGGCCATTATGGACGGGGCCGTGCTCGTTGTGAGCGCGACCGAGAACGTCCCGCAGGCCCAGACTGAAGAGCATCTGATGGCGCTCGACATCATCGGCATCGAGAACATCGTCATCGCGCAGAACAAGATCGATCTCGTCGACCGCGAGCGCGCGGTGGAGTCGTACGAACAGATCGAGGAGTTCGTCGAGGGCACCGTCGCCGAGGACGCGCCGATCGTTCCCGTCAGCGCCCAGCAGGAGGTCAACATCGATCTCCTGATCGACGCCATCGAGCGGGAGATCCCCACGCCAGAGCGCGACGAGGGCGAGTCGCCGCGGCTGTTCGCCGCACGCTCGTTCGACATCAACCGCCCCGGGACGACGTGGGAAGACCTGAAAGGCGGCGTCGTCGGCGGCTCCGTCGTCCAAGGCAAACTCGCCGCGGGCGAGGAGCTCGAACTGCGTCCGGGCCGCGAAGTCGAAGAGGGCGGCTCGGCGGAGTGGGAGCCGATCACGACCGAGATCCGCTCGCTGCAGGCCGGCGGCCAGTCCGTCGACGAGGTTCGACCGGGCGGCCTCTGCGGGATCGGAACGGGCCTCGACCCCAGCCTCACGAAGGGCGACGCCCTCGCCGGACAGGTCGCGGGCGAACCCGGGACGCTGCCGCCGACGCGCGAAGAGTTCACGATGGACGTCGAACTCCTCGACCGGATCGTCGGCGAGGACGAGGGCGCGATCGAGGAGATCTCGACCGGCGAGCCGCTGATGCTCACCGTCGGCACCGCGACGACCGTCGGCGCGGTGACCAGCGCCCGCTCGGGCGAGGCCGAGGTGTCGCTGAAGCGCCCCGTCTGCGCCGACTCGGGCGCGAAGATCGCCATCAACCGCCGCGTCGGCGCGCGCTGGCGACTCATCGGGATCGGCACGCTGCAGTGA
- a CDS encoding DUF402 domain-containing protein, which produces MSGGGDSEGRGDSEGRGTTPKARVRGIYATAVTRLLLDAGVDVVQASESIRERFDADFGDGAHEATVATTADRQGVGVSGDAEAVEAVGAELRTVGRDTFGWSDPTPPGAVFDATVRDTLGSGAVCDLGDAEGFLPYSDADDYVETGDRVRVQVRESAPPWVDRRPRLGTGLRATGGLATLVRGRDGVTVDTRDDAAGRELAGMTDLLSVTPPDGWGIEWSHAATNADMGTLEAALERAVERADDLESALADDDGDDNGAAGSAASDPATSEPASEPAAIATPSAGRWLWFGRESRFALDERRRAVTGTMPGHHRTKAASGSASAGVDLAEALCGASGFAGDEGSGAAGSDDDETGDTDFPFAVVSRQFGPVEGDTVEITHGKPDGRAFSLGTGDVTDWDVDGTVSVTRTLSGGGTYDGLGTRREAGDTALTKFREGRWWYPTVYRSADGDLRGTYVNVCTPVECFPDEIRYVDLHVDVVKHPDGTVERVDDDELDAAVEAGHVPEPAAEKARSVAASLVRALSK; this is translated from the coding sequence ATGAGCGGAGGAGGCGACTCCGAAGGCAGGGGCGACTCCGAAGGCAGGGGAACCACCCCGAAGGCCCGCGTCCGCGGCATCTACGCGACCGCCGTGACGCGGCTTCTCCTCGACGCGGGAGTCGACGTCGTGCAGGCCTCCGAATCGATCCGCGAGCGCTTCGACGCGGACTTCGGCGACGGCGCGCACGAGGCCACCGTCGCGACGACGGCGGACCGTCAGGGCGTCGGCGTCAGCGGCGACGCCGAGGCGGTCGAGGCCGTCGGCGCGGAGCTCCGTACCGTCGGACGCGACACCTTCGGATGGTCGGATCCGACGCCGCCGGGCGCGGTGTTCGACGCGACCGTTCGCGACACGCTCGGTTCGGGCGCGGTCTGCGACCTCGGCGACGCGGAGGGCTTTCTCCCCTACAGCGACGCGGATGACTACGTCGAGACGGGCGACAGGGTTCGGGTGCAGGTCCGCGAGAGCGCCCCGCCGTGGGTCGACCGTCGCCCGCGGCTCGGCACCGGACTCCGCGCGACCGGCGGACTCGCCACGCTCGTCCGCGGCCGGGACGGCGTCACCGTCGACACCCGCGACGACGCCGCGGGGCGGGAACTCGCCGGGATGACCGACCTCCTTTCTGTCACTCCCCCCGACGGCTGGGGAATCGAGTGGTCGCACGCGGCCACGAACGCCGATATGGGCACGCTCGAAGCCGCGCTCGAACGGGCCGTCGAACGCGCGGACGACCTCGAATCCGCGCTCGCTGACGACGATGGCGACGACAACGGCGCGGCGGGATCGGCGGCGTCAGACCCCGCGACGTCCGAACCCGCCTCGGAACCGGCCGCGATCGCAACGCCGTCGGCGGGCCGGTGGCTGTGGTTCGGCCGGGAGTCCCGCTTCGCGCTCGACGAGAGGCGGCGGGCGGTGACGGGGACGATGCCCGGCCACCACCGCACGAAGGCGGCCAGCGGATCGGCGAGCGCCGGGGTCGATCTCGCGGAGGCGCTCTGCGGGGCGAGCGGATTCGCGGGCGACGAGGGAAGTGGAGCGGCGGGAAGCGACGACGACGAAACCGGCGACACCGACTTCCCGTTCGCGGTCGTCTCGCGGCAGTTCGGCCCCGTCGAAGGCGACACCGTCGAGATCACGCACGGGAAGCCGGACGGTCGCGCGTTCTCGCTCGGAACCGGGGACGTCACCGACTGGGACGTCGACGGCACCGTCTCGGTCACGCGAACGCTCTCCGGCGGCGGCACGTACGACGGACTCGGGACGCGGCGCGAAGCGGGCGACACCGCGCTGACGAAGTTCCGCGAGGGGCGCTGGTGGTACCCGACCGTCTACCGGAGCGCCGACGGCGACCTCCGGGGCACGTACGTCAACGTCTGTACGCCCGTCGAGTGCTTCCCCGACGAGATCCGGTACGTCGATCTGCACGTCGACGTCGTAAAGCACCCAGACGGGACGGTCGAGCGCGTCGACGACGACGAACTGGACGCGGCCGTCGAGGCCGGACACGTCCCCGAACCGGCCGCCGAGAAGGCCCGGTCGGTGGCGGCGAGCCTCGTTCGCGCGCTGTCGAAATGA
- a CDS encoding DUF7532 family protein translates to MHFDQRTQQALGDIGLSKAEIREASDLVADAVERDADRLRSFFECDVVYSDMEMAHSSGGINEHAVAFIDLFTHGSDLRGYLRFDSWGVPVEGGRILSEDVVELTLGPTVDGRVRFARDEDALR, encoded by the coding sequence ATGCACTTCGATCAGCGAACACAGCAGGCGCTCGGAGACATCGGCCTCTCGAAGGCGGAGATCCGCGAGGCGTCCGATCTCGTCGCCGACGCCGTCGAGCGCGACGCCGACCGACTCCGATCGTTCTTCGAGTGCGACGTCGTCTACTCGGACATGGAGATGGCCCACTCGAGCGGCGGGATCAACGAACACGCCGTGGCGTTCATCGACCTCTTTACCCACGGCAGCGACCTCCGCGGCTACCTCCGCTTCGACTCGTGGGGCGTCCCCGTCGAGGGCGGCCGAATCCTCTCGGAGGACGTCGTCGAACTCACGCTCGGGCCGACGGTCGACGGTCGCGTTCGGTTCGCACGCGACGAGGACGCGCTCAGATGA
- a CDS encoding PrsW family intramembrane metalloprotease produces MRERRDPIEEAADDSMDLYDVATWNIRTPLDRASSIIWRILAGSARLAIVLFAFLLLLGIGGFAALTDPQIGLLTALSAIPAIGLAAYVYSTDVTSSEPLSLLVATFLLGVLTANFAAVLNSVLSPYFEVLGFLGTALFFFLVVGPVEETVKLLAVRLYAYTDDRFNAVLDGAVYGAMAGLGFAVIENAIYITRELPNEGLDMGLGLIGMGGGITAIRALAGPGHVIYSAIAGYYLGLAKFNPGNRGPIVVKGIILAALVHATYNTTVGIGSAVIGALTGLSGLAPFLIYVLIYDGVFGLFLLRKIQKYRNAYRDAHAPASTESDFDSELTEFE; encoded by the coding sequence ATGAGAGAGCGACGCGATCCGATCGAGGAGGCCGCGGACGACTCGATGGACCTCTACGACGTGGCGACGTGGAACATTCGCACACCGCTGGACAGGGCCTCCTCGATCATCTGGCGCATCCTCGCCGGATCGGCCCGGCTCGCGATCGTGCTCTTCGCGTTCCTCCTGCTTTTGGGAATCGGCGGGTTCGCAGCGCTGACGGACCCACAGATCGGCCTCCTCACCGCGCTCTCTGCGATTCCCGCGATCGGACTGGCCGCGTACGTGTACTCGACGGACGTGACGTCGAGCGAGCCGCTGTCGCTCCTCGTCGCGACCTTCCTGCTCGGGGTGCTGACGGCGAACTTCGCGGCCGTCCTCAACTCAGTCCTCAGCCCGTACTTCGAAGTCCTCGGCTTTCTCGGAACCGCGCTGTTCTTCTTCCTCGTCGTCGGCCCGGTCGAGGAGACGGTGAAGCTGTTGGCCGTCCGGCTGTACGCCTACACCGACGACCGGTTCAACGCCGTCCTCGACGGGGCCGTGTACGGCGCGATGGCCGGCCTCGGGTTCGCCGTCATCGAGAACGCGATTTACATCACTCGCGAGCTGCCGAACGAGGGACTCGATATGGGGCTCGGACTCATCGGTATGGGCGGCGGCATCACCGCGATCAGAGCGCTCGCGGGTCCCGGACACGTGATCTACTCGGCGATCGCGGGCTACTACCTCGGGCTCGCGAAGTTCAACCCCGGAAACCGCGGCCCGATCGTCGTCAAGGGAATCATTCTGGCGGCGCTCGTCCACGCGACGTACAACACGACCGTCGGGATCGGCTCGGCGGTGATCGGCGCGCTCACCGGGCTCTCGGGGCTCGCGCCGTTTTTGATCTACGTGCTCATCTACGACGGCGTCTTCGGCCTATTCCTGCTGCGGAAGATCCAGAAGTACCGGAACGCGTACCGCGACGCGCACGCGCCGGCGAGCACCGAGTCCGATTTCGACTCCGAACTGACCGAGTTCGAGTGA
- a CDS encoding riboflavin synthase: MFTGIVETTGTVVEASDDEGGRRLRIEVDDADGTGGDGKLTPDEGETVVYDDLHHGQSISVNGVCLTVEAFRTDPTARFEVFLAAETVEKTYLGEVAVGDAVNLERALAADGRFDGHLVQGHVDTTTEVTGVEQVGDDWFFEFALPPSVKRYVVQKGSVTLDGISLTVADRGTDRFAVAIIPTTYALTTLSEKSVGDPVHLEVDVVAKYVEQMVSGYRDVIDEG, translated from the coding sequence ATGTTCACCGGAATCGTCGAGACGACGGGCACCGTCGTCGAGGCGAGCGACGACGAGGGCGGCCGACGCCTCCGCATCGAAGTCGACGACGCGGACGGCACGGGCGGCGACGGAAAGCTCACACCCGACGAAGGCGAGACCGTCGTCTACGACGACCTACACCACGGCCAGTCCATCTCGGTCAACGGCGTCTGTCTGACCGTCGAGGCGTTCCGGACCGACCCGACCGCCCGGTTCGAGGTGTTTCTGGCGGCCGAGACCGTCGAGAAGACGTATCTCGGCGAGGTCGCCGTCGGCGACGCGGTCAACCTCGAACGCGCGCTCGCCGCCGACGGGCGGTTCGACGGCCACCTCGTCCAAGGCCACGTCGACACGACGACCGAGGTGACCGGGGTCGAACAGGTCGGCGACGACTGGTTCTTCGAGTTCGCCCTGCCGCCGTCGGTGAAGCGGTACGTCGTCCAGAAGGGATCGGTCACCCTCGACGGCATCAGCCTCACCGTCGCCGACCGCGGCACCGACCGGTTCGCGGTCGCGATCATCCCGACGACCTACGCGCTGACGACGCTCTCGGAGAAGTCCGTCGGCGACCCGGTTCATCTCGAAGTCGACGTCGTCGCGAAGTACGTCGAGCAGATGGTCAGCGGCTATCGCGACGTCATCGACGAAGGCTGA
- a CDS encoding DUF7114 family protein: MDDAVRVRDAAREAVEDIAPDRLREVLFEHLSAAPMTPAVLALVSARAPDTGVETDADGLAERAAGVQLIYEGLRLTRSLAREEPWTATLDDVPGDIDADLDVLAADVLVSRGFYLLARTDAADRAVDVVRAFGRDQTLRRADGADVDALDRNLESDVFALAVVAGMTAVGATPSPAVLEYAADLGRDCDGDGELQPADAAFSEATAERIASLSAVGGGSDDRVPSSATDS; this comes from the coding sequence ATGGACGACGCCGTGCGGGTCCGTGACGCCGCGCGCGAGGCGGTTGAGGACATTGCGCCCGATCGCCTCCGGGAGGTGCTGTTCGAGCACCTCTCGGCCGCGCCGATGACGCCTGCCGTGTTGGCGCTGGTGAGCGCTCGCGCACCCGATACTGGAGTGGAGACGGACGCCGACGGGCTCGCGGAACGAGCCGCCGGTGTGCAGCTGATCTACGAGGGCCTCCGGCTCACCCGCTCGCTCGCCCGCGAGGAGCCGTGGACCGCAACGCTCGATGACGTCCCCGGCGACATCGACGCCGACCTCGACGTCCTCGCCGCGGACGTGCTCGTCTCCCGGGGCTTCTATCTTCTCGCCCGAACCGACGCCGCCGACCGCGCGGTCGACGTCGTCCGCGCGTTCGGTCGTGATCAGACGCTCCGCCGCGCCGACGGCGCGGACGTCGACGCCCTCGATCGGAACCTCGAATCGGACGTCTTCGCCCTCGCGGTCGTCGCCGGGATGACGGCCGTCGGCGCGACGCCCTCCCCGGCGGTCCTCGAATACGCGGCGGATCTGGGCCGCGACTGCGACGGCGACGGCGAGTTGCAACCGGCGGACGCGGCGTTCTCGGAGGCGACCGCCGAACGCATCGCGTCGCTGTCGGCCGTCGGCGGCGGTTCTGACGATCGGGTGCCGTCGTCGGCGACGGACTCGTGA
- a CDS encoding SHOCT domain-containing protein, with the protein MSDFGYYLYEEVHIMSSQHHGDPLLRVVLVVLAIIVLFPLLMMVFAMPMMGMMGWWWGGGFGMGISPIWGIGMMLLFLIVLLAIGYFLYRGLVSGQFADGDRALDELRTAYARGDITDEEFERRQQRLQRDQE; encoded by the coding sequence ATGAGTGACTTCGGCTATTATCTATATGAAGAGGTACACATTATGTCCAGCCAACACCACGGAGATCCGTTATTACGGGTGGTTCTCGTCGTTCTCGCAATTATTGTGCTGTTTCCGCTTCTCATGATGGTGTTTGCGATGCCGATGATGGGAATGATGGGCTGGTGGTGGGGTGGTGGATTTGGTATGGGAATCTCCCCGATTTGGGGGATCGGAATGATGTTGCTCTTTCTCATCGTCTTGCTCGCCATCGGTTACTTTCTGTACCGCGGTTTGGTCAGTGGCCAGTTCGCCGACGGCGACCGTGCCCTTGACGAACTACGGACGGCGTACGCCCGTGGAGACATCACGGACGAAGAGTTCGAGCGGCGACAACAGCGACTACAGAGAGATCAAGAGTAA
- a CDS encoding ribbon-helix-helix domain-containing protein, which translates to MSEAATNDDGGDDIATVNFKLTESFLEEIDDTWQGRGFNSRSEFIRYTLRDAVEFPTFDRDELVALLEVEEDIREGRTTSAEEARERFGASGSARAVSDDGWTWEL; encoded by the coding sequence ATGTCTGAAGCGGCCACGAACGACGACGGCGGGGACGACATCGCCACAGTGAATTTCAAACTCACCGAGTCGTTCCTCGAAGAGATAGACGACACGTGGCAGGGACGCGGGTTCAATAGTCGGAGTGAGTTCATCCGGTACACGCTTCGAGACGCCGTCGAATTCCCGACGTTCGACCGCGACGAACTCGTCGCCCTGCTCGAAGTCGAGGAGGACATCCGCGAGGGGCGGACGACGAGCGCCGAGGAAGCCCGCGAGCGGTTCGGCGCGAGCGGTTCGGCGCGAGCGGTGAGTGACGACGGGTGGACGTGGGAACTATAG
- a CDS encoding type II toxin-antitoxin system RelE family toxin has product MSSTAEDDLDGLSPADQDRILDKLDEIVSSPWRDPPDYGEPLQNSSYRKIRIGEFRLSVSFRQQDGRLIVARIKRRGGAYTADDD; this is encoded by the coding sequence ATATCCTCGACCGCCGAAGACGACCTCGACGGACTGTCCCCCGCCGACCAAGACCGGATACTCGACAAGCTCGATGAAATCGTCTCCTCGCCGTGGCGTGACCCGCCGGACTACGGGGAACCGCTCCAGAACAGCTCGTACAGGAAAATCCGCATCGGGGAGTTTCGGCTCTCTGTGAGCTTTCGTCAACAGGACGGGCGGCTGATCGTCGCGCGTATCAAGCGTCGTGGCGGCGCGTATACCGCTGATGACGATTGA